The DNA sequence CTCTGGGTTGGGATTGTGCCATCTGCATTAACAAGGGATTGCTCTGTGTAGAAGCATTGACTCGGACGGTCATGTTGCCAAGGGGTTGGGATGATTGGTGCAAACTGGCAAGCTGCTTTGGTTCCATATTTGTTGGGATTCCGTGAAGTAAGTTCACTGGTTTACTATTACTcaaatgttgttgttgttgttgttgctgttgcccTTCAGTGAATCTTAACCTTGGATTTTCAAAACTAAAAAGGTTTCTTTGATCCATGATGGGCATGGGTAAGCCCCCCTTCGGAGCTGACCTACCAAGTCCGGCTGCTTGAAGTGTGGCTAGACTTTGTGCTGGAAGTTGGCCAGCAGCTGCAAGAGTTTGAAGATCAATTCCGTTAATCGAAGAAATTGTCCCAAATGTTGCATCTTGAGGATTCATGAAGGAACTGTTCATGTTATTCTGATGCTGAGAAACCCCACTCAACCTTCGGAGGTACAAACGATATTTCTGCAATGAACAAGGGAAAAATGTGTTAGCTCCTTCAGGTAATCATCTAATAGCAAAGGTGACCACAACAACCGGGAGAAGTAGGGATACAAAATTTAACCCTTGAATCTATTCATCCCAAAGTACACATTGCATGACAATATAATACCTGAAGGTGGCTGGCTACATTTTCTCTGGTGAGTCCAGGAACATTCATCAATTCAAGAATCTTTTTGGGTACAGCCTCTGTATAAACATCAAATTTGAAAACATAAGAGGAGGTCATATATTTTAAGAAACGTCTAATTAATCAGCTAGGGTTCGAGAACACTGTAATTCTTCCCAACTAAGATACAACAGCCAAACTTGATCCTATTAAGTGTGGTTGGCTACTATACAGCTTAGTCAATGCTATGGTGTCCTATCATAAACTATATCTAATGATAAactattaaaaactaaatatttCTTAATTGTTTcgcttattatttttcttaatctcCCTCTACTCTAATTATTAGTCAACCATCTATCTAATCTACTCTCCTTAGAGACAAACTACCAATTTAGTGAGATACAACTAGATTAAGTGATTTTCATGAGCAACAATCTGCAACCCGTATGTGTTATCGACACGGTGAAATTGTAGTTTTGAGGATTTCACAGCTCATGTATGCAATTAAACAAATACATGCATACCCTTTGGATGATGCATCCAAAGTGCTGTTATGCATTGTTATGCTGAATTAGGCATAGGTGTGCATGGAAAGGGAAAAGGGAAAATTTTTTCACATACTATCAATTCCCAGTTGATCTACAGCAGCTACAAACTGTTGATGCAGCTCAACAGACCAAACAACTCTTGGCTTCTTTAAAGTTGAAGTGTCATCTCTTTCCTCTGCTTCCTCTTCCTCATCCCTCCTCTTCTTCGAGTTTCTCCAGTTGCTTTCATTTGCCGACGACGAGTAATCCGCGTCATCCGATGCCTTCTGCTGTCGGTCTCCTTCTTCGGCACTACCCGACTGCTCAGTATCTCTCCATTCATTCTTTCTCTTGCGAACAACATGCTGCCATATGTTCTTCAAAGCCTCTATGCGAACCGGTTTAATTAAGTAATCGCAGGCACCGTGTGTTACACCCTTCATAACAACGTTTTTACCATCATCTGCAGACATCACTGTAACAAGTAACAAGCATAGCAAAAAACCATGTCAGTCTCAAACCCATCAATGCAGTGCACATACGGATCTAAGCTGATGAATAAGAACACTTACTGATAACAGGGAGGTCCATTTCCAAGCCAATGTGTTCTAACAGTTTAAATCCATCCATGTCTGGCATATGCACATCACTGATAACAATGTCAAACCCATTTTTATTCTTTCGCAGAAGTGTGAGTGCTTTCTCTGCTGTATTGCATTTGGTAACTGAAATGGATACAACAAAATTCCtcaaaatttagaattcaacTGAGTAATCACATAAGACAAAATAGCACACAAATCGAACACCCAACTTGCTGCAAAGGCTCTTACTTCTTGGAATAAAGTCAATACAACAAATCTGGCTTCTGAAACACAAGAGCAAGAGAACTAGAGAAGCACCACATGAAGTAAAAGGGAACCAAACTTGAAGAGAAGTATACATACAAGAATCCAAGAACAATTCATGAAAGGATTGCAATAACAAATTTTGCGATCACCAAATAACTATCTACATGCATGTAATATAGTTGGGGGAAAAAAGGGACaagcttttctttttccttagtTTTTGGTTCAAGAAATTGAACCTACAAATCGGAAAATCGAAATTGAAGAGAgccagagagagaaagaggtgaTTGAGTTGTAGTACCTTCGTAAAGACAAGTTCGGAGCATCTTCTCGAGAATCATGAGACACGTGGGATCATCGTCCACAACAAGGACCCGCAGACCCGCCGGAAACTGGTCGGAGACGGCGTCGGCGGATTTCACAGCAGCACCTGAAGTAACCGTCGACATGGATCCCCTTCCGTTGCTGAGATTCATGGTTAAGTTGAGTTCAGAGATCCAAACAGCCACAGCGACACAACAAACTGAGACAAAAACATGAAACAAAAACAGAACAGCGGTTTCTGTTTTCTGAGGTTTCACATAATTGAAATTGAGAAGTCTGTGAAACAAACAAAGAAGTAGTTGTTGGGAGCCGAGTTCAATTATTCAACGAGAAGCAACTGAAATGAAAGGAGAACGCAGGAATcggagaagaagaaattaaaaaacaaaaagggGAAATGGAATTTTCGGacacaaaattatttatataaacatGTTTTGTGCCTTAATAACCTCCAGCTTATGTTATGTCCTTCTGTTTCTTTTCtggtttcttcttatttttcacaTCTTCCatttatgaaattttaatttaatttttattaatcttacatttagtattaattatgaattatgaaaaataaataataacgaTATTCCAAGTTATGTGTCATTCCTGAGAGAGTGGATCCAGCTCATTCATTGGAGGAACTTGCCCCTCCTCCTCTTAAATTAAATCTACTCTTCCCACACATTTTTAACAACTCATGCTTTGGAATTTTACTGCCTATGCTCACAACTTTAAttaattctctttctctttttcttttttgatggattttttttattagggaatttttttttgtttttctattatcctcttgttgtaatcaTTTATTAAATTTGCTTTTGTAGCTGTTAGCACTTAGCACCCAATAATTTCACGTATGTTAGTGCCTTTCAAAAAAGTAGTAGGTTCAATCACAGACAAAATGGTTtatctttaaaatatatattgaatattatcaattatttttttataatgtatttttcgtatatttatttaaagatgaaatttttctaataataataataactttaacATGTAATTGAATAGATATATTTcattaggtgaaaactcaggtgaagtcgatttCAGGTGAAGTTCATATCTGAAAatcattagataaaaatttagtcaaatcaattaaatcatttaacagctctcaaatatcaacttcacgtgaagtcgatggCACCTGAATTCTCACCGTTTTATTAATGGAATGCAGGCATGTTGGGTATTTTATGTCAAAGTTAATTACTGTGTGGTACTATGTAGAGCATGTCAACAAGTTGTCGTGTTCTCTCATAAGATATAAATGCTGTTTAAATTCGTGTATGGGACAACATTAATATAAAAGATTAAATGCTTTTATAGACGTTTATTCGTGCTTTAAAATGGATCTCTGTAATTAAGCAACGAACTTACTAAttattagtattaattaataagctaagaattttaattattttcctaaAAAAAGTTTAACTCAAAAAacatgttaaaattattaatgaaagataatttatagaaataaaaagtttaaattttcaaatacagttttatatatttattaaattaaagtatTTACAAATTTATACTAACAGTCTTAATATGTGTTCTAATTGTTAACCAAAAAAAACGAGGATTTTGATTCTCCTAATTAGAAAAGTAATAAGACATTATCACATTAGTAGCCCAAAAAAGAAAAACCGCCACTAAAAAAAGAAAAGGTAAGAAATACATAATCCATTATTAATAGTGGAATATTTAATTGGCACACAAGACCATAAGCTTTATACTAGTATTATATTCCAATTCCATAATCATCAATTAACATTCCAAATTAACACTTCCAATGCAACTTTTCTTCCTcgtaccttttttttttcttccttttataaTTGTTTCccacattttcattttgtagtgCATTTACATGAAACAGACGGATAGAATATTAAACCAAGCCTTATCCTCCATGGTGGGTCTCTTTTTTCTTCTATACACATCAAAGCCTAATAATAAAGATTCATGGGAAGCTCAAAATAATGATTTGTTTGTTGTTTGGGTTTGGGTCAATGTCCACTTCATATTCATACATGTAAACCAATCCCAAAGTGATGCAAGCCAGTTCATTGATTTGACCCTTAATTTTAATCACTTAATTGTATGGAATAATGCACACTTGTGGTGAACGTAACCAAGCACAAGCACtatgaaaattgaatttgaaaacttTATTTAGTTCCTTGAAGAACAATGAGTTAAAAATAGTGATTGTGTGTCCAAATTCACAAAGGCATAGTTGTATATACTATATACCATATACTATATAGTAAATAAAGTAATGTTGTTGGCATGACAACCACCACTAATTAACTCTATTGTGGTGGTGCCTTTAATTTGGTTTCCACTTTGATGCAGTGAGAGTGGCCATTCCAATTTTTGCaactactagtttactatttatttCATTCAGAAATTAAAGCAACCTGCTACTTGgaaactagaaaacaataaattaaacaaaCCCTTCGGATATTTTTTCAAACAACCTAAGGATAATGTAATAGCTTACATTATTATATAAAGGATACTTAGAAAGAGTCGTGTAAATAATATTCAGTTTGATCTCAAAATTTATACTTTAGTTTTAATTtggttcttaaaattttaattatttttatttagtcttAAATTTTACGAATATAATTTATGTTAGtctctaaaataatttttaacgcaCAGATCAAAATGCTGATATGAATAGTCAAATACAATGTTATACTTTGTAAAATGACGTTATTTTAGTTTTAGCATTCAAGTAATCTAAAAACTTTATAGgtggtgtttattaaaattttttttttcaaactaagtGATACAACGTCTCTTTTTGATTATTtaaatatcaaaagaaaaattgtaTCATTTTACTGATTCAAGCATGGTATATCATTGGCTATGTCAATATTTCATTAacatttgtatataaaaaattgtcTCAAAATGTGAATTATGTttataaaatttagaaattaaattgagACAATTGAAGTTTGTGTAGAAATCAAATTAAGTATTAACTCGTTTGGACAATTAAAATTAAGTggttattcaaataataataacaaaattttatattaaaaatgagaatgataatattaatatatgGAAGGTAAGAGGAGTGGAAACTGCAAACTAAAGTGGGTATTAGGTTCAAGAACTTTTTGAGTGTGAAGGCTGCAACATACAATATAGGGTGTGAGGTGAAGAAGAAAGCTCTCCTTTTGAAGCGACTTCAGTTCAATGCAACCAACTTGAATCCCTAAAACTCCtcaatcctctctctctctctctcttttttgttGTTGCGTTTCTCAGTGTACATACATTATTCCGACTCACTCCtttgctttttcaattttctttattaaacaataaaaatcactaattttaactcTTAGTTTTTTCaatgaattaaaaatttttagttcaTTATTGAATAGTGTTTTTTGTCTTTTAGtagtatttattatttagttCTGTCTACTCACATGGGTTTCGCTAAGGATATCTATTAAAGTTAttagaaattgaaattttatatatttttatattttttagttaaggGTCTATTTATATATGTACTCTGTTTTGGGAAACAAACCCTCCCTCGACACGTGTCACATGACGCCACTCCCATAGGATAAGGTCTCCATACTAtgtattattttctcttttttccttttcttctacCACAGCATTGTCATCTCTTTTTATCATGTTGTTTTCTTTGGGGTAATAGATTTTATCATGATAATCAGTTTGATACTGGCCTGGGACATAGGCTAAACATCATTTAATTTGAAGGTagcaaataattatatataaaaaaagtttagaaatcaccaactttattaaattttgactAGCATGTAatcagtaaaaataaataaataattttacacaatttcacactattaaaatcatcattaatgactatttaatggctataaatcacaaaagttactgctcctaacatttctcttattatttttataatataataacgAGATGAAGAAAAAATTACTTAGGAGtaaaattaaagctaattatGACAAATCCTTAAGGTAAGCAACCCTATAATATTTGAATAATTGGGAAAATTTATAATACATAGTGCAAGAAAAGCAGTGAAGCACGGCAAAAAAGGTAGCAATCTGCAAAACGTATATTTGCTTTGGAACCTTTTTTCTCTTACGATGAATAAACAAGACCTCACAATAAGTAACGCTTTTCATCACTGTAAAAAAGTTTGACATATATGttagaataatattaattaattaattaggagCAAAACACACATTGTGGTACACTCATTCCCCACACTGAGCACTATATATTACAATACATACCCTCTTCACTTGTCTCATCTTAGCTCTTAGCTTTCACTTTGGCTTCTCCCAACAGATTTAAATCTTTAAAGTTTCATGATTCAATATATTATCGTTAATTGTTTATGGTTTGTTCCTCCTGGTTTTAAGCTTTTTATGAGTTGGAGAATGGCGAAACACACATGATATATGCTT is a window from the Arachis hypogaea cultivar Tifrunner chromosome 1, arahy.Tifrunner.gnm2.J5K5, whole genome shotgun sequence genome containing:
- the LOC112703494 gene encoding two-component response regulator ARR1 isoform X1, whose amino-acid sequence is MNLSNGRGSMSTVTSGAAVKSADAVSDQFPAGLRVLVVDDDPTCLMILEKMLRTCLYEVTKCNTAEKALTLLRKNKNGFDIVISDVHMPDMDGFKLLEHIGLEMDLPVIMMSADDGKNVVMKGVTHGACDYLIKPVRIEALKNIWQHVVRKRKNEWRDTEQSGSAEEGDRQQKASDDADYSSSANESNWRNSKKRRDEEEEAEERDDTSTLKKPRVVWSVELHQQFVAAVDQLGIDKAVPKKILELMNVPGLTRENVASHLQKYRLYLRRLSGVSQHQNNMNSSFMNPQDATFGTISSINGIDLQTLAAAGQLPAQSLATLQAAGLGRSAPKGGLPMPIMDQRNLFSFENPRLRFTEGQQQQQQQQHLSNSKPVNLLHGIPTNMEPKQLASLHQSSQPLGNMTVRVNASTQSNPLLMQMAQSQPRGHMLSENTGPHLPRLPSCLAQPSASNGTSNALMGRNGIAGSTRAPGYNPISQSSSMMNFPINQTTEMPISSFPLGSTPGISSITTKGSFQEEVTSGIKRAGGFVPNYDIFSELQKPHDWEVSNPSLTYNAASQHANPLHGNIDVSPSVLVQQSFSSNQQTGQSRDANTMIVKPIFSASESMEQGTLQNQHLNTLVTDNSIRVKTERIPDASSQTNFYPEHYGQEDLMSALLKQKSHLFGSGSKKALDQLRMILTSTGIPWITFRSRTDLV
- the LOC112703494 gene encoding two-component response regulator ARR1 isoform X2 translates to MNLSNGRGSMSTVTSGAAVKSADAVSDQFPAGLRVLVVDDDPTCLMILEKMLRTCLYEVTKCNTAEKALTLLRKNKNGFDIVISDVHMPDMDGFKLLEHIGLEMDLPVIMMSADDGKNVVMKGVTHGACDYLIKPVRIEALKNIWQHVVRKRKNEWRDTEQSGSAEEGDRQQKASDDADYSSSANESNWRNSKKRRDEEEEAEERDDTSTLKKPRVVWSVELHQQFVAAVDQLGIDKAVPKKILELMNVPGLTRENVASHLQKYRLYLRRLSGVSQHQNNMNSSFMNPQDATFGTISSINGIDLQTLAAAGQLPAQSLATLQAAGLGRSAPKGGLPMPIMDQRNLFSFENPRLRFTEGQQQQQQQQHLSNSKPVNLLHGIPTNMEPKQLASLHQSSQPLGNMTVRVNASTQSNPLLMQMAQSQPRGHMLSENTGPHLPRLPSCLAQPSASNGTSNALMGRNGIAGSTRAPGYNPISQSSSMMNFPINQTTEMPISSFPLGSTPGISSITTKGSFQEEVTSGIKRAGGFVPNYDIFSELQKPHDWEVSNPSLTYNAASQHANPLHGNIDVSPSVLVQQSFSSNQQTGQSRDANTMIVKPIFSASESMEQGTLQNQHLNTLVTDNSIRVKTERIPDASSQTNFYPEHYGQEDLMSALLKQQEGIGPAENDFDFDGYSLDNVPV